One genomic segment of Gossypium arboreum isolate Shixiya-1 chromosome 3, ASM2569848v2, whole genome shotgun sequence includes these proteins:
- the LOC108475679 gene encoding uncharacterized protein LOC108475679, giving the protein MDAFDIKSEKKNAMLKHRQLYNTANLLRFVEVFVLLVVISRFTTTHLPVAVKNSGEYFRGLSVTLVSPRFVFVVGNIIIITLFVKAGKFSSHDSTKTDLYEKFVEKSHATHPYVTEKKRVVVAEEKRIVRLDVHGPKNLRRTQSENMKKTKSDKHCSQLRRLGSEKYVKCCGSEEKSTMRSCAEDGMSNEQFRNTVEAFIARQKKLLREEEYSVTWKDLE; this is encoded by the coding sequence ATGGATGCATTTGATATTAAATCGGAGAAGAAAAATGCGATGTTGAAGCATCGTCAGTTATACAACACAGCAAATTTGCTGAGATTCGTCGAGGTTTTTGTTCTTCTCGTGGTGATCTCCCGGTTTACTACAACTCATCTCCCGGTCGCCGTCAAAAACTCAGGCGAGTATTTCCGTGGGTTATCGGTCACTCTCGTGAGTCCTCGTTTCGTTTTCGTTGTCGgtaacatcatcatcatcactcTCTTCGTAAAAGCCGGAAAGTTTTCGTCTCACGATTCGACGAAAACCGACCTTTACGAAAAGTTTGTCGAGAAAAGCCACGCGACCCATCCGTACGTAACCGAGAAGAAAAGGGTAGTGGTGGCCGAAGAGAAAAGGATAGTTCGTCTCGACGTGCATGGTCCAAAGAATTTACGTAGGACGCAATCGGAGAACATGAAGAAGACGAAAAGCGATAAACATTGCAGCCAGCTTCGGAGGCTGGGGTCCGAAAAGTACGTTAAATGCTGCGGTTCGGAAGAGAAATCGACGATGAGATCATGTGCCGAAGACGGAATGAGTAACGAGCAGTTTCGGAACACGGTTGAGGCTTTCATTGCTAGGCAAAAGAAGCTACTAAGGGAAGAAGAGTACTCGGTGACTTGGAAAGATTTAGAGTGA